The nucleotide sequence TAAGTGTTATAAGTGTTGCCTTAGGACCTAAAAACCCAACATCACACGAAAAACCAGCCTGAAAACTACATTAACAGCTAAACAATCGCCATTGATAAATGTTTAACGATGCAAAAATTAAAATCGTCCAAAAACGTAAACGATTTTGTTGTTAAAAGAAAACAATCCAGTTAGAGTATTTTGATTAAAAATAATATAAAAAACGAGTCATTCTAAAGGCTTGTTAGCACTACAAGGATATGTAATCTAATTATGAGTATTATTATCAATAAGAAAGAAATCAAAAGCCCGATAGCCATAGCTTTAATGGTTCTGTTTGCGTTATCAATTGTGGGTGGAATAGTCGCATTTATCTTGTTTGTATTGCTTCCCCTAATCGGTATAGTTTTATCTGGAATTATGGTGCTAATGTTAGCAATTATTACCCCGATAATTCTATGGTTTATTTTACCAATAATATTTATCAGTATTATTGGTTGGTTCTTTGGTGAACTATCAAAATAACCAGTAATTACAGGTTGTTGTAGTTGTACAGAAATTAACAACAAAATTAACAGAACACCCATTCTAAATACTAACTTTAGTTAATAGATTTATGACGTTCAACATATCCTACAGTTAGAAAACAAATCAACGAGCCACTGTTATCTTCAGCACGTCAATTAATTTCAAATCCCTTTATCTTAATCATTAAATGATCTAATGAATGTGCTACGGTTATTTTAAATTGATATTCTCTAGCATCATCGTTGTATATAAGAATAATCATTCGCAGAACGTCAACAAATAAAGCGAATAGTTAACTTATTCAGAGTTAGGAAAAAGTACTTACTTCGATGATAGATATACAAAAATAAGGATAACGACATGCAAACTAAAGATCGCCATAATGGCTCAAAAGGTAGCGAAATATCCACTATTTTATATGGCAGTGAAACAGCGAAAGCACTAACTAACTTTACTATTAGTGAATTGAAAATGCCGCGCGCATTCCTCTGGGCATTAGGCACAATTAAAAGCGCATGCGCACAAGCTAATCAAGAACTAGGATTACTAGACGCCGATAAATCAATTGCCATTCAATTGGCAGCAAAGGAAGTCGCAGATGGTTTCCACGACAACCAGTTTCCAATTGATGTATTTCAAACAGGCTCAGGTACCAGCACGAACATGAATGCCAATGAAGTTATTGTGTCGTTAGTTAAGTTAAGTAGTCAAAATCTCATTAGTATTCACCCAAACGATGATGTGAATATGGGGCAAAGCTCTAATGACATCATTCCTACATGTATTCATTTAAGTGCCGCTAAATTGATTGCTGAGGAATTACTGCCTTCATTACAGCACTTAAGTGAAACACTAGATGAAAAAGCAAGCCATCATCACAATACGATTAAAACAGGTCGTACCCATCTCATGGATGCTATGCCTCTTAGCTTTGCTCAGGAGATAAGTGCATGGAGTGCCCAAGTAAGTTATGCAAAAGAGCAACTCCAACAGAGCTTAGCAAGTTTATGTAAACTCGCTATTGGCGGCACTGCAATAGGCACAGGCGTTAACACTCATCCAGAATTCGCCGCTGTCGTAACGCGTGTATTAACAACTAAAACAGGATTAGCATTAAGTCCTGCTGATAATCATTTTCGAGCAATCAGTGCTCAAGATACTGCAGTACATGTCAGCGGGTTACTTAAAACTATGGCAGTGAGTTTGAGTAAAATTAGTAATGATATTCGTTGGCTGAGCAGCGGACCATTAAATGGTTTAAATGAATTACAGCTACTCGATCTTCAAAAAGGTAGTAGCATTATGCCTGGAAAGGTTAATCCTGTAATACCTGAAGCGGTACTCATGGCCTGCACGCAAGTCATTGGTAATGACACAACTATTACCTTAGCTGGACAAGCTGGAAATTTTCAGCTCAACACGATGCTACCGTTAATCGGCCACACTTTAATACAAAGTATTCAATTGCTCAGTACGAGTAGCACAGCACTGGCCGACAAAGTCATCAATACAATGCAAGTTAACCATACAATGATTCAACAAAACTTGGCAAAAAACCCTATTTTAGTTACGGCATTAGCACATTTGATTGGTTATGAAAAAAGTGCTGATATTGCCAAAAAAGCCTATGCCGAGCAACGAACCGTTTTAGATGTTGCTAAAGAGCTTACCGAAATCAGCGAAGCTGAACTCATTATACTCTTAGACCCTAAGCGACTTATTAGTAGTTGATATAATTAACGGTTATTTATTAGTTTTGAAAAAATTAACAGTAACAGGACACTCATTCTAAATCAAAAATTAACAGGACACTCATTCTAAATAAAATATCACAACATTAATAACAGTAACAGGACACTCATTCTAAATCAAAAATTAACAGAACACTCATTCTAAATAAAATATCACAATATTAAAGCGAAAACGTTAACTTCACTGAAAGCGGTAATATTGTTAACTAAAACTAACGATATTACTCTAGCATTTCATTCAGTGGTGTCTAAATACGTATTTTTAGACAAGTTCATCTTCAACGTAAGCTTTGGAACTACGTGGTTTGAAATGGAACGTTATATCAGTTTGATTGGGGATTCGTCGCGTTTACGCAAAGAGCTTATTGCAATGACTTAAGTTTTGTCGTCGTTTAAAATCTTGATGTTCGCAGTAGTCACTTAAGGCAGTTTCTCGGCCAACAGCGCCATGAAATTGTGTTCTAAATTCGGTAGTAATAATTAACCAGTGCTCTGCCGATATGTTTAAGCGTTTGAGTATCTCTGGTTGGCTTTGTTCGATAAAACCATGTTTGTCTGCTCGAATACTGCGCCCTGTTATATCAATGAGTTGCAGATAGTCTGTTAGGTCAAACGGTAGGCCTTTGGGCATGTCTTTTCTGGGGTTACCGACAAAGGCCATTAGTGTATTCGGTTGCTGTCCTGTTTTCGCTTGCTCGCAGCGTAGTTTTACGCTGGTGTGGTTGGAATTTTCAGGGGTATCGGCTATATTGGCGCGAATGGGGTTTAAGTCAACATACGCCATGCAAGCGGCAATAGCTGCTTCATCTAAGAGTGCTTGGGATTTAAACCGAGTTTCCCAAAACCTCCCCTTGCAATTATCTTCTTGATTAGCAGCTCGAGCAATATTTTCATTGAGATAGCCTATAAACCAGCTGATTTTGATGAGGCGTTTACGATACGTTTCTGCCGTTGCTTTGACCATATCAAGCAGTGGTTCGCTGAGTGTGTCACCATGACAATATTGATTGGTTAATAACGTGCCTTTGTATAAACGATGCCAACGTTCAAGTACTTCACTCATGGTCCATTGTTTCGCTTTTTCTTCATCAACACAT is from Colwellia sp. Arc7-635 and encodes:
- a CDS encoding transposase, encoding MTTPRKQQISLADTPYYHCISRCVRRAFLCGEDKYSGQSYEHRRGWIEDKLHFLTQVFAIEVCAYAVMSNHYHVVLCVDEEKAKQWTMSEVLERWHRLYKGTLLTNQYCHGDTLSEPLLDMVKATAETYRKRLIKISWFIGYLNENIARAANQEDNCKGRFWETRFKSQALLDEAAIAACMAYVDLNPIRANIADTPENSNHTSVKLRCEQAKTGQQPNTLMAFVGNPRKDMPKGLPFDLTDYLQLIDITGRSIRADKHGFIEQSQPEILKRLNISAEHWLIITTEFRTQFHGAVGRETALSDYCEHQDFKRRQNLSHCNKLFA
- a CDS encoding class II fumarate hydratase, whose amino-acid sequence is MQTKDRHNGSKGSEISTILYGSETAKALTNFTISELKMPRAFLWALGTIKSACAQANQELGLLDADKSIAIQLAAKEVADGFHDNQFPIDVFQTGSGTSTNMNANEVIVSLVKLSSQNLISIHPNDDVNMGQSSNDIIPTCIHLSAAKLIAEELLPSLQHLSETLDEKASHHHNTIKTGRTHLMDAMPLSFAQEISAWSAQVSYAKEQLQQSLASLCKLAIGGTAIGTGVNTHPEFAAVVTRVLTTKTGLALSPADNHFRAISAQDTAVHVSGLLKTMAVSLSKISNDIRWLSSGPLNGLNELQLLDLQKGSSIMPGKVNPVIPEAVLMACTQVIGNDTTITLAGQAGNFQLNTMLPLIGHTLIQSIQLLSTSSTALADKVINTMQVNHTMIQQNLAKNPILVTALAHLIGYEKSADIAKKAYAEQRTVLDVAKELTEISEAELIILLDPKRLISS